The Candidatus Hydrogenedentota bacterium genome contains the following window.
CAAAAAGCGAAGCGGCATGACCCCGACAGACTCCAGGTGTGGGCGCCGTCGCGGAAGTGGCCGGGAACTGTGCTGCGGGGCTGGTGGCGGGGCGAACATGACACCTCCACGGGCAACAGGCGCCCTGCGAGCCCCGTGTGCACCACCTTGGGCGCGGACACACACTGGGGGCAGGCACAAATGGACACGGGCAAATCACAGGGCCGCAGGGCAGCAAACAGACAACTATATTACGCGCGCGCGCACGCCTGCGCATTGAGAGTGACTGGTAAAGGATAGATGACAGTTAGGAATCAATCAGTTTGCCCCCTGCGGCACGGTGCCGGGATGGGGTTGACAACCGAAAAAGAAAGGTATACACTAATAGCATGGACACGATATCGGAAACATTGAAGAAGGCCTTGGCCGAGTCCGGGCTTTCCCACAAGGGCATCGAGCGGGACGCCGGTGTGAACCGCAACAGTCTTGCGCGGTTTGCATCCGGGCGCACATCGCTTTCCCTTGTCCAGGCCGACGAACTCGCCCGACATCTCGGCTATGTGCTGGTGCATGAGTCACAGGTCCAACGTTCACGGAAAGAGGGGTGACATCATGGCGACCCTGAAAAAGAAGAGTTACACGCGCCCGATGCCGGACGGCGCGGAGACGTTCACCAAGGGCGGTGTGCTCCATGCCAGATGGGTGGACGGCAAGGGCAAACGGCAGACCGCGCGCGTGACCACCGGACAGGACGGCGCCCCCCGGCTGCTCATCGAGTCCCCGGTGTGGTATGCCCAATACCGAGACGCATCCGACATGGTGCAGGTTGTCAGCACCGGATGCCGTTCACGCGACGCGGCCCAGGCACGGCTTGCCCAGTTGGTCAACGAGCAGGAGCGGGTGAAGGCCGGAGTTGTCTCGGCGGCGGAGGTGTCCACGGCGCGGCGGGGCTCCATGCGCATCGAGACCGCCGTAGCCGAATACAAGAGGCACCTTGAGGGTTTGGGCCGGAACCCGGCATACATCAAGAACAGCACGGCCTACATCACCCGCGCATACTCCGCTCTGGGGTGGTGCGGGTTGCGCGACCTTGACGCGGACACCCTTTCCGGATGGATGGCGGACATGGGCGTCGGCGCCCGCGTCCACAATTCCTATGTGGTTGGGATGAAGGCGTTCGCCAACTGGGCGGTGCGCCGTGGTCTTCTGGCAAAGTCGCCGTTCGCCCATCTTGCGCGGCGCAACGAGAAGGCGGACAGGAAGCATGTCCGCCGGGTGCTTTCAGATGAGGAACTGGCCCGCCTGTTTGACGCGGCGGAGCGCAGACCCCTTGAGAACTTCATCGCCGGATGCGGCGGCAAAGCGAACCTGAAACCGGCGACTCGGGACCGGCTGCTCTGGGCAGGACGTGTGCATTCCATGTGCTGGCGGGTGCTGGCGGAGACCGGGCTGCGCCTCGGCGAACTGCGGAGCATTTCCATCGGCGACGTGCGGCTGGCCGATGACAATCCGCACATCGTCCTTGACGCGCGCAGCGAGAAGGCCCGCAGGGGCGCGTTGGTGCCCCTGGGCACGGTGTTGGCGGCGGAGATGATGATTTACCTTGACGAGCGGAAGAAAGGCCTTGCGCGGCCTTCCGGCGCGGACAACGTGGTCCTCCTGGGCGGCGTGGAGAAAGAGGCCGCATTCCTGTTGCCGCGCTTTGCCGTGCGCGTGTTCGACAAGGACCGCGAATACGCGGGGATTGAGAAGAAAACCCATGCGGGCGTTGTGGACATCCACGGGCTGCGCCACTGCTTCTGTTCCCGGCTGGTCAAGGCCGGGACCCCGGTCCATGTCGCCCAGCGGCTGATGCGGCATGCCGACCCGCGCCTCACACTGGGCGTGTACAGTCACGCGAA
Protein-coding sequences here:
- a CDS encoding helix-turn-helix transcriptional regulator; translation: MDTISETLKKALAESGLSHKGIERDAGVNRNSLARFASGRTSLSLVQADELARHLGYVLVHESQVQRSRKEG